The genomic segment ATGGCTGAGGGAATTCTCCAGGCACTGTGTTCTGCGGAGAAAAATATCAGAAGTATGAATGGGGGCCCAGTGGGTCCATCTACTCAAGAAGTATTAGCCATAGCATGAGCAACAGAAGCAAAAAACCGCCCAAGCAGCCTGTAGCCTGTTCAGAGGCATAGAGGTGTTAtagatgtataattatatatatacacaaggatATAGATATAGGTATGATCATCATTGTATGTGGGTGTAAGCATATGCTTTACCAAGTGCGCCACCACGGCACCTGTGTATAGTCAGAGCCCAGCATAGAATGGCAGAAGCGGAAGCGCAGGAGGGAAGCGCGCGTGTAGCTGTGAGGAGAGGAGAGAGTGCGACAGGGATATAGAATGGGCCAGTGGCTGTGATCGCCGTGAGATAAAAAACAGTACCTGCAAGAAGAACTGTAGTAGACTGCAGCGTCGGCGTGTAGCAGGGCGCGTCTGGCGGGAAGAGCTGGGCGGAAGCGGAAGGATGCGATGGAACGCAATGCGTTCCACTAGCGAAAGGGGCGCGCAACCCGAACACAGGGAGGGATAGAGAAGGGCGGGAGGGGGTGAAACGCATGCGTTCCaacagaaaaaatggcaaaagagCCAGTGTGCAGACAGCAGAGAGGGTGTagtgagtaaaataaaaaagagagtaCTCACCAATAGAAGGTTGCCAGCTGAGTTGTGCCCTGTGGAATACTTCCCCTAGGAATAAgagacacacatataaatatatatatatatatatatatatatatatgcacagttgtgaaatatatatctatatatatatatatatgtgagctgTTATACACCCGGGTGGATGTATACCGCtgatgcagacctccgtagagcgggaaagCAGCGTAGGGGGGTGAGGAgccagcctgcagacctccgaAGAGCGGGAAGGCTAAAGGGCAGATAGTATGCAGCTGGAGAGGCGCTTGAGTGAATCAGTGGCCCCTGTGTGTGTGGCGTGACCTTAGGCCTGGGGCCCTGATCAGTGCTCCAGCCACAAGAAGTGAAAAAAGCGTGTcatctccttctgaggacactaaaagaaactgaggtttgtaggaggaggcaggggatgaagcccagagcaggaggaggagtcttattttgcaacatagtgtccatctccagctgcaggatcttcatccccacggtgcctgtgtcccccaattaggcaagagaaacaTAGTGTATAATATTTATAGCTGcttgtttagttaagctttagttctcctttaaataaggccAAGCGAGAGGTTCCCGTGCTCATGCCTATGTTGATGCATCTGTACAAAGCTAAAAAACTGTAGGAAGAACTCCAGGTGCTCCACCTGACACCACAAGAAAGATGTAACTTTCTTTCTTGCTCCTCCCAGTGTTTGTAGACAGCCACTGGGACCCCCACTGGAGTTCCAAAAATAAACTTAGGAacagtgtatcaaagtaattgaaatattatgtattattttgctCTGCACTGAGAGGAGCACATAATTGAAGATCAAGCTGCACGGGTAAgtcttttcccacattctgcagGTTCTACATGAGGGTCCAGTAAATGGAGAGCAGTGTTCAGAGCTGAAATTAGGGGTAGCcacaagaggcacgtgcctaggggcaaagcttgggggcgccaggcacttaccttatatgcagcctacccctagtccggcaagtgttacAACATTGAAAAGTGGGCGCGCTCTGTGAAGTCAAAGTGCTTTGCGCAGGACCACGCACGCGCGCCCTAGGCTGAGCACAATTACGCACCCGCGTCCTCTGTTTCGCATGATTACGCACGAGCATCCTCGGTTGCGTGCCCTTGCGCACagctgcaactagggttgccacctggccggtaaaaattatacttggtgccaatgttattaataggagaaAACGTCAagaatatagaaaggccggtattttttttccagaaaagatggcaaaccAAGCTGCGGTGGGGACCCAAGTTGCCaacggccagctgggttgcctggggcaactgacagacctggcccggcactggcagTGTAAGCTTGCATGGACGAAGCAGCCCATCCTTCACGTATGCGCAAAAAAAATTCCACAGCTGTAAGCCCCTGGGGAGTGGAACACCATATCACCCTAATTAATACAtctataattagaaaaaaaatacaactatCAAAAGCTTGGGAGAACCCCAACAACCCCCACCTCCTCGAACAggactaaaatggagtctggtCTAATATAGTAGGAAGGTGGAGCAACAGATCTTTTGTCCCCAGACATCTGCCCTGTGAATAAACAACCccacccctccccttttgtgtTGTCCGACTGTGGCTTACAGACTGAAGGTGTCCGTAATGCAGAAGgcttatctgtgcactggttatTTGATGTACTACCTTCTCCTTCCACAATTGTGCCAACGAAACGAAAAGTGTTTGTTTGCCCTGATTAGCTCAAGAAATCACTCATGTTTAACAAAGGGGAGCATACAAGGGATACACAGCACTTACTGTCTCAGATACACGGTGCCACCCAAGCATTGTGTCCCCCAAAACTGACTGCAAGAAAATGAATGAACAGAAAATCCTGTTTTTACTTTCAGGTAAAAATGAAAGACAGATTCACACAAATAAGTTAAAAATCTCAGAAATAAATAGTGCAAATGAAGCAACTGATTTTCCGTACAAATATCTGCATCTGATGGAGGGCAGAGACTCCATGCCGCGTCTGGCTAAGGCACTTCTGATTTGGCGAAGAGGTCTCTGGGGGAGAACATAGAATCACAAATGTCATCGTCCCGCAACTTCACTGTACATACGCATGGATTATAACATGGCATGTGGGTAGGGTGTAAGCTTGAGGCACCCCAAGGATCACAGTGATTACAGTGCATAGATGTCCAGCCTACCCACCCTGCAGCCATTTCACTGGCTTAAACTGTAGTTCATCAGCAGCGGAGGTGTGGGCACAGGTGTCTTACCTGTGGGGGTAATAGTGTATATTTGTGTTCTCCCAACTTTAAACTGCGCTATTAGTGTCCATAATTACATTTTGGGCCATACAAATATTTTCTCTTCTGTTCATTGCCCTTCAGCGGCTGCTTGCAGTTATTGCATGCATTGGCTTTTGCTATAGTGAAAGGAAGCCATCTGCAGCCTTCTCTTCAGTCTCTCGGCCTCCAGCTCACGGAAGAAAGCGTCCTCGTCTGTTCTGACGATCATCTCTTGGAGGTCCTGGATCTCCTTTTCCATCTTGCCTCTGAGCTCTCTCTTTATCTTATGCAGCGTCTATAAGAAGCAATAAAAATGTCTGGTAATCTGATACCCAAAATGTCAACCCCTTTCCTACAAGCAATATGCTACAATAGATTTGAATTATCTAAAGAGATGACAATGCATCTCGACCCTTTCCTACGGAGAGATGTCAAAATAAGTTCTAGGTTCTGTCTTAAGACCCTTTCCTAAAAGGAGAGTTCTGGTTGGCCATCTCAAGGAAAGACTATATCCTTGACCGAGAGTAAACTTACTTTAGCCTGAGCCTTCTCCTGAGCCTGGATCTCCTGGCGTTCATGAGTGACAGCCTCTGCCAGCATGGAGAACTAAAAAGGCAGAAGGATAGTTTGAAGGATTTCAATGAcaatcttttaaataaaatcacatcaCAAAATGAACCAGGTAGAGATGAGCCAGGCAGagtctgcctaccccaagtttcTGTCCAACACACCACTAACCTGGTCTTTATAGTAGTTTTCCATGGAGTCCAACTCATCTTTGTGTCTCTTTCTCTGCTCTTCCCGTTGCTCCCGGGTGTATGTGCGAATCTCTTGCAACCTCTCCTTCTGCAGCTCCAATCCCTCCTCAAATAGCTTCTTAAAAAGCTATGGAGATTAATAAGGCACAATAGTTTGAGCATAATGTCACTTATGACATTCAACTTAATAATACTACGagtttttgccaccaataataataatagatatggTGAGCAGAGACCTCAACTCTGAGATAGCAGTGTatgtaatctacttagactttgataaagcatttgatacagtgccacacagagaaggttactggttaaatcaaGGAATGTTGGCCagagtatttgtacctggatagagaactggctaaaatataaattacagagagtggtggtaaatagaacattttctaattggaccagtgttgttagtggagtaccgcagggctctgtactaggtcccttgcttttcaacttgtttattaatgaccggGAGGtgggaggtgggcattgaaagtactgtttctatttttgcagatgatactaaattgtgcagaactataggttccatgcaggatgctgccactttgcagagttattTGAATAAACTGGAAAACTTTACAAGAAAACGGGGTTCAATTGTGATGAATGCAAAGTTGCactttgccatttagtgtataacttgcatttatattatttctgtcaGTGTGTTGGGGGGTTTaattaattgagaaggatctaggggtctttgtagataacaagttgtctagttctgggcagtgtcattctgtggctactaaagcaaataaagttctgtcttgcataaaaaagggcattaactcaagggatgaaaacataattatgcctctttatatgtccccggtgaggcctcatctggagtatgcagtgcagttttggactctagtcctTACTTGAAAAAAAGatacttgtgaggggacatgattacattttacaagtacattagaggacattgtagacaaatggcaggatcaccgtaccagaggccaccccttcagactagaagaaaagaactttaatttgaagaaacgtagggggttcttcacagtgaggttgtgaaaaaCACTGCCgcatgatgttgtgatggctgattctgttaatgcttttaagggtggcttggatgatttgttggacagacataatatcagatgctattgtgatactaaaatctacaattagtatagatattggtatatatgggtgtatggaggggtcagtgtgtgtatggcttggaggggttgaacttgatggactttggtcttttttcaacctgatgtAACTGCACTGCTATTATCTCTACTGGCATAAAATATTGCCAACTGATCCCCTGGCACCTTCtgtttaatacaaatatttgcCCAACTGTTCTTCCTGATGTGTTTATCACGGTCAGCTCCTAGGCCTGACCCACTAACAGGGACACCAGAATCTATATATGTTACCTGTAGGTAATCAGGATGCGATGTTTTGGCAAATTAGATCTACATTTAACAGTAGCAGCATGCTACACATTTCAACACTATTGGaaactttatatttaaatgtctGCAAAATTTCTGTCCAGGGGCAATGCATGTTATCTGTATGAGGGACTTGTGAATTTGTTTCACCTTGCTGCTGGCTCCTACTAAAGCCCAAACATTAATACCTTAAATCGACAGACATACCCGCTCTTCCCTTGTTCGGGCCCGCATCAGCTTGGCCCGCAGCTGCACGTGGTAATCCTCATAATACCTCTTGGCCCTAGCTGCCTGCTGTCGATTCTCCTTCATTTTATTCTGCGCAGATTTCTGCAGCCGAATGCGCTCCCTGAAATCCTTCTGGGGAAACCCAAGAAACGAGTGTGATATATTACAGCTAAACTTTCACACCATAGGATAAAGCTGCTGTAGATCCAACATGGTGTATCTGGACAAATGGAAGCACTACTActgatacatattttatatattcaaataGCTGAAACCAAAAGTATCTGTGTGTGATCGTTGTGGTGCCATGCTATATGGATCatttaaaaatgcaccaaaaccaTCACGACGACTTATTCATAATCTGTTACTGCTTTTGGTGGAAGCCCCCACCCCCTGGGTTGTAGGTTCCCCCTGGAGTACAACTGGTGTTGCAGAGAATGCAGATAGGCCTCTGCTCCCCTCTTATACTGACCAGGCGCTGGTTCTGGCCCTGCTCTTTGCGGATAATATCAACAAGAAGATCGTGTTTCTTCTGTGCCTCTTCGACCTACAGAAACAAATTAGGGGTTCAAGTGCATGTGGGTTTTCTCTTTTTCTAATGGATGTTAAAATTATATGGTTTCTGTTCAATTGAGGGAGAAAAAAACGGTTCATGTGAATGGTTTTGCAGACTGGTCCTTTTTCTACACAGCCCAGACTCTGAGTACTGGACTGTGTGAGCATGAaattatgggagacagcctttcctatACACATAGCCACTTACCTCGGTCTGCAGCCTGCGTTCACTGCGGTCGTCCTCTTGTGAGGCCCTAGTGAGGCGTTCCACTTGCGACATCTGACCATTCCACATTCGCCTCAGTGTGTGTGGGGAAATCTGAAGAAATGGAAATTCATCCAGCAGCTGCGGGAGCAGATCATTTTCCTTTATCTTCACTGcaggaaataacaaaaaataaattgaataaccTACACTATTATCAGCAGCCACCTTGTCCTCTAATAGCGAGACATTCTCTCCTTCTTTGCCCAATATGCCTccatgatagaaaagaaaaaggcatGTTCTGCCAGCACTTACTCCGTGCTGCTTTCCTGGGCTGGGTGCGGACAGCTGTGATCTTGCTACCCTTTGGGGTGCAAACAATTTGATTTACAGAATAAACCTTCTCTGGCTGAGACTTTTTCATTGGCTCCTTAAACATATTCTCCTCACAGTCTTCTTCCttagagagagaagagaaaacaGAATTCATGGTCCAACCTTCACAGACCTTTGTCAGGGTGGGAACACAGAATTACTTACAGTCTTCTTTAATTTTGCTTTTAGTTTAGAAAGCTGAACCTGCTCTCTTTCCGCCAAATCCTTTAGGTGCTCCTCGTACGCATTAGTCAATAGCTGTGTGAGAGATTAAAGCTATCAGCTGTGCTGCTATGAACTACAGGGCATCAATTTGTATCACATCTGCAATGTTACAGGCAACTCATTCTACCCAGATATGCAACACCTCTATCCTCCTTGTATCGATCTTATACACATTTTCCACTATACTCAAACTATGTATGGGACACCCCCTTAACAACAGTCCAGGGAGAATGATGGATGGAGATGTGAGACTGGACAGTATGCAAAGTGATTTTCCTGCAGCTTTTTTATCAGCAAAAACAAATGGCCCAGGCCAGACTGGCACAAGTGGGAAAGAATGGAGAAGAGAAAATGCGACATTAAGAGAGGAGAAGTGGAAGAAGTTGCTGCTCAGATTGCTCTTTTGTACTATCTACTGTTAAGAGCTGGGCTAGCAGTGGGCAAATTGCATAGGCTGGTGGGAAATTCAAAGCTGGCCTCTGGTCCAATCAGTCCATTTCCCACACAGTTGGAAAAGTCTTAGGAAACAGTAAGCCAAGTAAAACACCCATTACTTGGTGCTTTAAAGTAGGGAAGAAGAGTGGAATGGAGAAtaggaaaagaaaaggaaaaatgggGAGTGCAGAAGAGAATAAGGGAGAGCTTAAGAGTAGTAACTGAGGAAAAAAAGCACTAAATAAAGAGAGTTCTGAAGAAAGGGAGAAAAGAAAGCGACAGTGAAGGAAAACAGGAGGGAAGAAGCCAAAAAGCAAAGCACATGGAACATGACAGGAACACGTGCAAAAGTGCACAGCGTGTCAAGCAGTACCCACTGCCTTCACTGGATAGAATGTGCTTGGGTGCCAGTACCCAATCCTCTCATTGTATAGAATGTGATTGGGGTACCAGTACCCAATGCTCTCACTGTATAGAATGTGATTGGGGTGCCAGTACCCAATGCTCTCACTGTATAGAATGAGGCCATTGCACATTTCAGGCCTAGCAGCTGGGAACTCGCGGTTCTTACCCGAGACTTCATCCTCTGCAGGTCCATCTCCTTCTGAACCCCTCTCCTGATCTTGCCAGTCTCCCCCTTGGCTTCTCTGTGTAAGGCATCCTCAAACTGTGCACAGAGGTTGTGGTGGGGAGGAGACAGGGGCGTGGGGGAGGATGAGAGAGATCGAGGTCTGTTTTGATGTTTCCTTGAACTCTGCAATGCTGTGAATAAAGGGCAGGAGAACACTGTAAGAGGCAGAAGAAACGGCAGCACCCAGTACATCCCACCAGGATTATGGCAGCCATGTTGTGTGTGGTAGTCCGTGTGGTAACGAGTATTAGGCAACAGAGGCTCCTTACCCAATAGTGATGTGCACCTGACCCAATTTATACCTGTGCTCATTACGCACTTTCTCAAACATCTCGGATGGGGTGAGGCAAGTATATAAACAAGCAAGTTGGGCTGAGAAAACGGGCTCAGGTCGGGGAGCGGCTGGGCTGGTGGCAAATATGGCCTATAACCTGCCTCCAGGGGGAAATTTATCAGCCCTAAACCCATTCAACCCCCCAGGTAAACCAGGGGGTCTAGGGCCAACCAGCAAATCACTAGTACCCATGAGTCTGCCAGTCAATcaaaagagagagaaaacacACCTTGTAGCTGCTTCTTCCTGCGGAACTCCATGATACTGTCGCTGTGCTGAGATAGTTTGTCCTCTTCTTTGATCTCCCCCACACTGGTCTGGGACCCAAGCGCCTTCTTCAGCATCTGTGAAACATGCCATGGTCTTATGAATTCCTACCCACAGGGGTATAATATCAACTCACTTACCCCCACCCCCAGGGCACTTTCATTAACACTGTCAGAAGCACTGGAGAATCTCACATTAACACCCTAACCCTGGGCACTCTAACCAACAATGCCAAATGTGGGAATAGTCACGTTAATGATCACATCCAAGTTGATGCCACTAAATGACAAACAGGGAATTCTCAATTTCACAAAGAACTCACCAGGTCCAGTTCATCCAGCTTGTGagacaatttttcagacatttCCTGCAGTTCCTGTTCCGATAGTCTGTTTCTTGCTCTCTGCACTGAAAATGGCTCCTCTGTGATGGATGATAGCATGCTGTCTGAAGCCCGGGAACTGAATAAGGCAGGAGAGCACAATGTTATCCTTAGTAAACCATGTTTCACCTTCCTCCAGCCGCCAAGGGATTATGGGTAATACCTTTAATCCAAAATCACACAATATCCAGCACGCCCCTTACAGCCAGGTATTCAGGGTTCTTTTTCCATTAAGCCAATGTTTTACACCTTGGTGCTTTGGACTATGGGTACTAATATGGCTTTATTGATACCATGACTTACTGAAAGAAAGAGTGCCGGGAACCAGGGGCAGTGTATTCTTCTCCAATTTCCTGTAGCATGGTGGAATCTGTCTCTTCTCCCTCCTCCTCTGCCTTGTCAGACACCCCATTCTCACAGTCTGAAAGGGTGCTGCGCAGGGTCATGAGGCGGATGTCAGGGAGGGTGCGGAAGGCAACTTTCTTTTGGCAGGGAGAAATTGATTTCTGCAGAGACAGAAGGAATATTCACATCACAAAGGGGCCCAAATATTTCATAATTAAGACCCCAACAGGCAAAGACAACAGGGTGAAATGGAAGAACAAATAGTACAGTACAgtagattaaaaatatatatatatatttattaaataaagatttattaggCAGGGAGTATAGTAGGGTGAATTTATCAGGCATATCAGAGTCTCACCCCATTTTGTCCTTCCCGGGTCTCTGTTCCATCTGGTAATTTGCCAGGCCTGGAATCCACAGCTGCTTCATGTGCACCAGGCGCAGATACCACAGAGAGAATGGAAAAAGATACGTAAACAAAAAGAGCTGCACAGAAATTCTGGAGGTTTCTATGCAGTATTAACAAACGTTCTACCCAAATCTGCCGGCGCAGGTTCCATTGATCTCCGCTTTCCTGCCCATAGTAACTAATGCAATGGAGAAACATCTGTCTGCAGCAATCTATACAAAAAGCTTGTCCAAGCTTTATCCTATGCATCACTATATGTGTTGGACTACTGGTGTTTCTCATGTAAAAGACTGAACCAGGTAGTGACACAAAGTAATGCTTCATTGTTGTACTTTTCAGGTAGCCTCGGCTTTTGGTTTAACTATTGAGGTGCTAGGCAAAACCACTAGGGTTTCACTCTCACTTAAGTGTTGGCCAAACTGGAACACTGGATGCCGAATTCCATTAGATAACATTTTCATTCTGGGCTAAACCTTTGTTTGGACTGACCTGCCGGTACTAAAGATCTCTTAGGTACTAATGGGCTCAACCAATGTCTATTGTCCCTGTCTTATTTCCACCATACCTATATAGCTCCTATAAAATTAGTGCTATCTACAGTGCTTTAAGGGTACATCTggatatcaggttctctggtgggttcATTGAAGTGCAATCCAACACTGTCCAGGCCCTGTCCTAAACGCGCACACACGTTACATGCtccaactgtaaaatatattgtttgcacCATAAACAGGACACACAAGAAGGATGTAAATACTATAGCAAGATACGGGAACAGGGGATGGGGTTACGTTTTGTGGGCACAAGGCTGAATATCCCACAGTGAGGGACATGCACAGGGCTTAGGTTAGAATATGTGAATATATTTCTGCATATCCCACATGAAGGCACAGTTAAAAGGGCTGGATTTTGTGGGCACATAGCTGCAAGTCTCACAGCAATGTATAGAATAGGGCGCAGGTTTAGAATGTGGATAAAGTGAGGCACAGGAAAAGGCTGTAGCAAGAGATATGTTTTGCACGGCTTGTAAGGTGTGCTGTTAAACCATTCTTAATGTACTTATTTTTAGAGTTCAGGGACAGGAAGGACGAGGTTTGagaacaaagcaaaataaatggaGCAGAGCAAAGTTGTTGCCAATGATCTCCCACACATACACTTACCAGCAACTTGAGGCCCACGGGTGGAAGGCAGACTTTCCTCAGATACCGGCCTTAGAGAGGGTCCTCTACTGCCTACAGCTTCTCTACTAGTAGTGGATGGCCTGCCCTCTATGGGTTGGTATGGGTGATTTAGCGGGATGGCAGGCAGCAGATCCTCATTGCAAGGTCTCAATTCTGAGAAACCATTCATGGCATCACATCCTGGAAGAGATCAGAAGATCTGTGATATTTTCTGAAACTCTgacccctaagggtaagggcatatGGGGTGCCCCATCCTCCAAGTAGCTCCAAAGACAGGCATGGTGTTGGCCTGTGCACAGCTACTCAAGCctattttggcacaaaaaaaaaaaaaaattatgttgtgcaaaaatatgcattttctgcCAAAATTCACTGCACACAGGCTGACAGCCGTGGAACTATACAGAGCAGATTCCCTTTTCTCAGCCTGAAACACAGAGGCTGAGAAAAGTGTATCATCCACCAAAGTGTGCCCCATGTCATGTAAATGAACTAGCTGCTTAGAAGCGCAATAGACTTAGACGGAATCATTAGCTTTCTGTCTGTCAGTAAGTGTTGGAATCTCATTTACTCACGTTCCACTACTTTGTGACTGGAAACACAAGGAGAAGAATGTGGAAGCCTCTCATCATCTTCTCCACTTTGCTGCTTTGGAACTGGCTTCTCTTCCTCCCTCTGAACATATGCTGCCCTCAAACCTAAGAGTTTTGTGAAAAATCAATTATCCCACAGAGCGACAGTTATTGTCTGTGATGCAAACAAATGACATGATGTACTGGAGAGCAGCCCATTAGTTCAGTTCTAATCAGCAGATTGATGGGAACCCTTGTACCCCAGAGGTTTACAGAATTAGACCCCTTAGATGTACTGTATTTTGCAGAAACAAAAACtaaacatatagatatatatataaatatatatattgacagaACTATCTGTGTGGCTGTGGGTGACTGCAATAGGCCCTGCCCCCCCCAAGGGGCCCAGCAGCAAGCCTCAGGAGATGCAGTGGCATGTAGTATCAGTAAGAAGATGAGGGCCCATTTAATAATTTTACACCCAAGCCAATAAGTCCTATTTACAAACACCCTAATGGTCTGATTTTTCATCATGACCCCCTTGCCCTACTCCTGTCtcattttctttctccttttttagtCTGCCTCTTGATCTCCTCTCCAAATCATTTCACTACTTTTTATATCTTTCCTTTTCCCTTTCCCATTTAAATTGATTTACAGTTTCAAACTTTACATTCACCATtcccattttttaaagattttccaCTTCTCTTTCCAAGTTCCTCTTTTGGTTTCACTTTCTTCCCCTTTGCTCAATCCTATCTATTTCTATTTTGCAAAGCTGAAAGGGAGCAGCAGATGAGCCTACACTGCCCATTCCTGCAACTTTACTAATCAGATGTTTGTCAGCAATCTAAGCAATCAAGATAAAATGCACACTGGGAAACTTGGGCACACTGTGTGCCAGATGCAGTCCAGGGGTCATCCTTGCTCTTGGCTGGACAAAACCCtccaggtggggggggggggcaccacaTTTTGTGAAATACAGTTGTaacccaccccccaaaaaaataccaTGACTAGAGTAGCATACCTCTCCAGGTAAATGTCTGTGCGGTGTCTCCCAGTCTAATCAGCTCAGCGGTTGATTCAGACCCATCGACTTCCCAGGATGGAACAAATATATCCGAAGACAGTGCAGGAGATCTGCAAAGGGGGtttaataatgaataaacatGCAAGTCTCTGCTACAAGAAGCCCACAGAAGACCCTTGTTGACACAGGAGGAACTTCCCGTAGGAATGATGGCACAGCTATGTCCTCACAATCCTGGTCAATAATACTAATGACAGGCCAAATACTCAATCAATGTCACAAATAGCAGCACAACTTACCCTGTCAATGGGGGTGGTTTCAGAGTGGGCAGCAACTCTTCCTGTCCCTTTGGCACCTCATCATTTTGCCTCCTTTGACTAAAGTCACGACCATCTGAATCCTCTGAATACCACAAAGATAAGAGATTGTTATGAGAGAAACCTGAGCCCACTCCTGACCAAACACGAAGGGCCATGTAAAGAGCAAAATCTGAAGAACTCACCCCCATTTTGGGAAGATGCTTCACTGATTTGTTCCGTAAGATACTCCAACAAGCCGTCAAATATTTCCAAAAGGTTTTGGACAGATTCAGTATCCCCATTCACAATGTTTTCCCCTGTGGAGAAGAACAGTCAGGGTCAGACTAAGTCAACCCCACCAGCATTCCCACGTCAGCATTTTTTATGCATATCAGACAGGCATGGGGGAAGGTTTATTAAACtgtttattactgtatatagatatctGCCCAataccaattagggatgcacctaatccactattttggaatcggccgaaccGCTGAGTCCTTTGCGAAgcttcggccaaataccgaaccaaatcctaatttgcatatgcaaattaagggtgggaaggggaaaacattttttacttccttgctttgtgacaaaaaggcacgcaatttccctccccgcccctaatttgcatatgcggccgaatcctgctgaaaaaggccaaatccagaaccgaatcctggattcagtgcatccctaataccaaTGTTTGTGCTTAATTGCTATAAGTGAAAGAGCGAGTAGCTGGAATGGAATGGTCACACTGGAAGATATGGGCTTGGACAGCAGCAGACCTTTATAGTGCCAAGTGTGTCTCTCAGTACAT from the Xenopus laevis strain J_2021 chromosome 9_10L, Xenopus_laevis_v10.1, whole genome shotgun sequence genome contains:
- the cep95.L gene encoding centrosomal protein 95kDa L homeolog isoform X3 — its product is MGTQESDLIPEPQNPETNAHNVQSVIDSLALDYLQVSLSHITGENIVNGDTESVQNLLEIFDGLLEYLTEQISEASSQNGEDSDGRDFSQRRQNDEVPKGQEELLPTLKPPPLTGSPALSSDIFVPSWEVDGSESTAELIRLGDTAQTFTWRGLRAAYVQREEEKPVPKQQSGEDDERLPHSSPCVSSHKVVERCDAMNGFSELRPCNEDLLPAIPLNHPYQPIEGRPSTTSREAVGSRGPSLRPVSEESLPSTRGPQVAAAVDSRPGKLPDGTETREGQNGKSISPCQKKVAFRTLPDIRLMTLRSTLSDCENGVSDKAEEEGEETDSTMLQEIGEEYTAPGSRHSFFHSRASDSMLSSITEEPFSVQRARNRLSEQELQEMSEKLSHKLDELDLMLKKALGSQTSVGEIKEEDKLSQHSDSIMEFRRKKQLQALQSSRKHQNRPRSLSSSPTPLSPPHHNLCAQFEDALHREAKGETGKIRRGVQKEMDLQRMKSRLLTNAYEEHLKDLAEREQVQLSKLKAKLKKTEEDCEENMFKEPMKKSQPEKVYSVNQIVCTPKGSKITAVRTQPRKAARMKIKENDLLPQLLDEFPFLQISPHTLRRMWNGQMSQVERLTRASQEDDRSERRLQTEVEEAQKKHDLLVDIIRKEQGQNQRLKDFRERIRLQKSAQNKMKENRQQAARAKRYYEDYHVQLRAKLMRARTREERLFKKLFEEGLELQKERLQEIRTYTREQREEQRKRHKDELDSMENYYKDQFSMLAEAVTHERQEIQAQEKAQAKTLHKIKRELRGKMEKEIQDLQEMIVRTDEDAFFRELEAERLKRRLQMASFHYSKSQCMQ
- the cep95.L gene encoding centrosomal protein 95kDa L homeolog isoform X1, which gives rise to MGTQESEWVDVANRLLTKCHINLQVQEVSECDAHVFVALYEAILGEKVPDLIPEPQNPETNAHNVQSVIDSLALDYLQVSLSHITGENIVNGDTESVQNLLEIFDGLLEYLTEQISEASSQNGEDSDGRDFSQRRQNDEVPKGQEELLPTLKPPPLTGSPALSSDIFVPSWEVDGSESTAELIRLGDTAQTFTWRGLRAAYVQREEEKPVPKQQSGEDDERLPHSSPCVSSHKVVERCDAMNGFSELRPCNEDLLPAIPLNHPYQPIEGRPSTTSREAVGSRGPSLRPVSEESLPSTRGPQVAAVDSRPGKLPDGTETREGQNGKSISPCQKKVAFRTLPDIRLMTLRSTLSDCENGVSDKAEEEGEETDSTMLQEIGEEYTAPGSRHSFFHSRASDSMLSSITEEPFSVQRARNRLSEQELQEMSEKLSHKLDELDLMLKKALGSQTSVGEIKEEDKLSQHSDSIMEFRRKKQLQALQSSRKHQNRPRSLSSSPTPLSPPHHNLCAQFEDALHREAKGETGKIRRGVQKEMDLQRMKSRLLTNAYEEHLKDLAEREQVQLSKLKAKLKKTEEDCEENMFKEPMKKSQPEKVYSVNQIVCTPKGSKITAVRTQPRKAARMKIKENDLLPQLLDEFPFLQISPHTLRRMWNGQMSQVERLTRASQEDDRSERRLQTEVEEAQKKHDLLVDIIRKEQGQNQRLKDFRERIRLQKSAQNKMKENRQQAARAKRYYEDYHVQLRAKLMRARTREERLFKKLFEEGLELQKERLQEIRTYTREQREEQRKRHKDELDSMENYYKDQFSMLAEAVTHERQEIQAQEKAQAKTLHKIKRELRGKMEKEIQDLQEMIVRTDEDAFFRELEAERLKRRLQMASFHYSKSQCMQ